A genome region from Tachyglossus aculeatus isolate mTacAcu1 chromosome 15, mTacAcu1.pri, whole genome shotgun sequence includes the following:
- the DDX5 gene encoding probable ATP-dependent RNA helicase DDX5, with protein sequence MSGYSSDRDRGRDRGFGAPRFGGSRGGPLSGKKFGNPGEKLIKKKWNLDELPKFEKNFYQEHPDLARRTAQEVDTYRRSKEVTVRGHNCPKPILNFYEANFPANVMDVIARQNFTEPTAIQAQGWPVALSGLDMVGVAQTGSGKTLSYLLPAIVHINHQPFLERGDGPICLVLAPTRELAQQVQQVAAEYSRACRLKSTCIYGGAPKGPQIRDLERGVEICIATPGRLIDFLECGKTNLRRTTYLVLDEADRMLDMGFEPQIRKIVDQIRPDRQTLMWSATWPKEVRQLAEDFLKDYIHINIGALELSANHNILQIVDVCHDVEKDEKLIRLMEEIMSEKENKTIVFVETKRRCDELTRKMRRDGWPAMGIHGDKSQQERDWVLNEFKHGKAPILIATDVASRGLDVEDVKFVINYDYPNSSEDYIHRIGRTARSTKTGTAYTFFTPNNIKQVSDLISVLREANQAINPKLLQLIEDRGSGRSRGRGGLKDDRRDRYSAGKRGGFNTFRDRENYDRGYSSLLKRDFGAKTQNGVYSAASYTNGSFGSNFVSAGIQTSFRTGNPTGTFQNGYDSTQQYGSNVQGMHNGMNQQAYAYPATAAAPMIGYPLPTGYSQ encoded by the exons ATGTCGGGATACTCGAGCGACAGAGACCGCGGCCGGGACCGAGG GTTTGGCGCCCCTCGATTTGGAGGAAGCCGAGGAGGGCCCCTCTCTGGAAAGAAATTTGGAAACCCCGGCGAGAAACTCATTAAAAAGAAATGGAACCTGGACGAGCTGCCCAAATTTGAGAAGAACTTCTATCAAGAACACCCTGACCTGGCTAGACGTACGGCG CAAGAGGTTGACACGTACAGGAGAAGCAAAGAAGTTACGGTGAGAGGCCACAACTGTCCGAAGCCAATTCTCAATTTCTACGAAGCTAACTTCCCCG CGAATGTCATGGATGTGATCGCCAGACAGAACTTCACTGAACCGACTGCTATTCAAGCCCAAGGGTGGCCTGTTGCTCTAAGTGGATTAGATATGGTTGGTGTGGCACAGACTGGATCGGGAAAAACACTGTCG TATTTGCTGCCTGCCATTGTCCACATAAACCATCAGCCATTCctggagcgaggtgatggacccATT TGCTTGGTCCTGGCACCAACTCGTGAGCTGGCCCAGCAGGTGCAACAAGTAGCTGCTGAATACAGCCGGGCATGCCGCCTGAAGTCCACTTGCATCTATGGAGGTGCTCCAAAGGGACCACAGATCCGTGATTTGGAAAGAG GTGTGGAAATATGCATCGCAACCCCTGGAAGACTGATAGACTTTTTAGAGTGTGGGAAGACAAATTTGAGAAGAACAACTTACCTCGTCCTGGATGAGGCTGACAGAATGCTCGACATGGGTTTTGAACCTCAGATCCGGAAGATTGTAGATCAGATTAGA CCTGACAGGCAAACGCTGATGTGGAGTGCGACTTGGCCGAAAGAAGTGAGACAGCTTGCTGAGGACTTTCTGAAGGACTATATTCACATTAACATTGGAGCGCTGGAACTGAGCGCAAATCACAATATTCTTCAAATTGTCGACGTGTGTCACGATGTGGAGAAGGATGAGAA GCTCATTCGACTTATGGAAGAGATTATGAGTGAAAAAGAAAATAAGACGATTGTTTTTGTGGAAACCAAAAGAAGATGCGATGAACTTACCAGGAAAATGAGGAGAGATGG ATGGCCTGCAATGGGTATCCATGGTGACAAGAGTCAGCAGGAACGTGACTGGGTTCTAAATG AATTCAAACATGGCAAAGCTCCTATCCTGATTGCCACAGATGTTGCATCCAGAGGGCTAG atgtggaagaTGTGAAATTTGTCATCAATTATGACTACCCTAACTCCTCAGAGGACTATATCCACCGAATTGGACGAACTGCCCGCAGTACCAAAACAGGCACAGCATACACATTCTTTACTCCTAATAACATAAAGCAAGTGAGCGACCTCATCTCTGTACTTCGGGAGGCTAATCAGGCTATCAATCCCAAATTGCTTCAGTTGATCGAAGACAGAGGTTCAG GTCGTTCCAGGGGTAGAGGGGGCTTGAAGGATGATCGCCGTGACAGATATTCTGCGGGCAAAAGGGGTGGATTTAACACTTTCAGAGACAGGGAAAACTACGACAGAGGCTATTCCAGCCTACTTAAGCGAGATTTTGGGGCTAAAACTCAGAATGGTGTCTATAGCGCTGCAAGTTACACCAATGGCAGCTTTGGAAGTAATTTCGTGTCCGCTGGCATACAGACTAGTTTTAGGACAGGTAATCCCACGGGCACTTTCCAGAACGGTTATGACAGCACTCAGCAATACGGAAGCAATGTCCAAGGAATGCATAATGGCATGAACCAGCAGGCGTACGCGTATCCTGCTACTGCAGCCGCGCCTATGATAGGTTATCCGTTGCCAACAGGGTACTCTCAATAA